A single genomic interval of Terriglobus albidus harbors:
- a CDS encoding TonB-dependent receptor — translation MLLKKIARSLGSAAFASLFTAVSALGQVDQGRFVGHVADPQGSAVVNAAISATNLDTNITQTAKTDENGDYVITSVVTGNYTVKVAAQGFEGAVTQRIEVQVAQIVRQDFSLRIGSTSETIEVSTTAPLLSTDSATVGQVITNKQLTELPINGRGFYRLASLTPGAALLPPTGNSLAIRPEVVNGNVISGIRGSATSFLLDGNDVSEQHQGGTFIQTSIDALQEFSVQQSPYSAEYNRGGAFFNATVKSGTNRFHGGLFEFLRNEKFDARNFFSPTRAILKRNQFGASLGGPLFIPKFYSGRDRTFFFVNYEGQRLRNGLVVNVIVPSDAQRSGNFGAKRITDPQTGLQFTNNTIPTNRLSSQALAIQQYIPRQNTSSGTFAAVPSQAIDFDQYIVRLDHQVTDKNRLFARWVYVTNHEVDPNNAPALGTANLSSIGQDVAVGLITNIGATMVNEIRSHFLPSHVRLQAFLQGPDFNAKFGIAGLSETLRDGKSSFPDYSFSGYSPIQGSTFDQRPKSQDRKAWEISDNFTILKGKQSIKMGTLVRYYQWLGYDSQIYAGSFGFSGSASGDAYADFLLGLPNTGSRAFPAINFGGQVWSKQFYVQDDIRLGRLTLNLGVRYEYTPWLNGYKGQVGTFDPSQSKPIIVSGDGTVPDLTAQPAAPTAYQFFGQYIQTTAQAKLPKNATYTDKTQFGPRIGLAYSLDNKTVIRAGFGMFYEPEGTSGRVNLNTLPFRLAETVAQTQFSGPNVKTLADYYQGSKLGSTTANPTLSPTRLYLNMGTNIHYSLNIQRQFSNHDVLEIGYVGNRGVHLNGTNDINIPTPTTGTASVQSRRPYQPWGNITYNTQDVTNHYDSLQTKYEHRFHGGFSLLTAYTYSKTLQYNQASALGGNSAYEYALAAYDVPHNLAMSGQYELPFGRGRKMLGNANGFLDSFIGGWQVQGIVILRSGTPFTPVVSGDVAKTGVGSQRPNLNPAGGSASFRKSLTKWFDTSRYVVAPTGTYGNVRANTQRSDMFRQYDASVFKNFSLPGESILSFRAEFFNVSNTTSFAAPNATIDATAGGQVSATSVNPRSIQLALKYRF, via the coding sequence ATGCTGCTCAAAAAAATTGCCAGGTCGCTAGGAAGTGCCGCGTTTGCATCTCTCTTCACGGCCGTATCCGCACTGGGGCAGGTAGACCAGGGACGCTTCGTTGGCCATGTAGCCGATCCGCAGGGAAGTGCTGTGGTCAACGCCGCTATCAGCGCCACGAATCTTGATACCAACATCACGCAGACGGCAAAGACCGACGAGAACGGCGACTACGTGATTACGTCGGTTGTAACGGGTAATTACACGGTAAAGGTCGCTGCGCAGGGTTTTGAAGGTGCGGTGACCCAACGGATTGAGGTGCAGGTCGCGCAGATCGTCCGCCAGGACTTCAGCCTGAGGATCGGCTCAACCAGCGAAACGATTGAGGTGAGCACGACTGCTCCGCTGCTGAGCACGGACAGTGCAACAGTCGGACAGGTGATCACGAACAAGCAGTTGACGGAGCTTCCGATCAACGGGCGAGGATTCTACCGTTTGGCATCTCTGACGCCGGGAGCGGCGCTGTTGCCGCCTACCGGCAATTCGCTCGCGATCCGTCCGGAGGTCGTGAACGGAAACGTGATCAGCGGAATCCGCGGCAGCGCTACCTCGTTTCTGCTGGATGGCAACGATGTCAGCGAACAGCATCAGGGCGGAACCTTCATTCAGACATCCATTGATGCGCTGCAGGAGTTTTCTGTGCAGCAGAGCCCGTACTCCGCCGAATATAACCGTGGCGGCGCCTTCTTCAACGCAACCGTGAAGTCCGGCACGAATCGTTTTCACGGCGGGTTATTTGAGTTCCTGCGGAATGAGAAGTTCGATGCCCGTAACTTCTTTTCTCCTACCCGCGCAATTTTGAAGCGGAATCAGTTCGGGGCCTCGCTTGGTGGACCCCTCTTTATTCCGAAGTTTTACAGTGGCCGCGACCGCACCTTCTTTTTCGTCAACTATGAAGGGCAGAGGCTGCGCAATGGTTTGGTGGTCAACGTCATTGTTCCTTCCGATGCGCAGCGCTCTGGAAACTTCGGTGCGAAGAGAATCACGGATCCGCAGACAGGGTTGCAGTTTACGAACAATACGATTCCCACGAACCGCCTTTCGTCCCAGGCATTGGCCATTCAGCAGTACATCCCGCGGCAGAACACCTCATCGGGAACCTTTGCTGCCGTACCATCACAGGCGATCGACTTCGATCAGTACATTGTGCGGCTTGATCATCAGGTGACGGATAAGAACCGCCTCTTTGCGCGCTGGGTGTATGTGACCAATCACGAGGTCGATCCAAACAACGCACCTGCACTGGGCACCGCTAATCTCAGCTCGATTGGGCAGGACGTTGCTGTGGGGTTGATCACGAATATCGGGGCGACGATGGTGAACGAGATCCGTTCGCACTTCCTTCCCAGCCACGTTCGGTTACAGGCGTTTCTGCAGGGGCCTGACTTCAACGCAAAGTTCGGCATTGCCGGTTTGAGTGAGACGCTGAGGGACGGAAAGAGCTCCTTCCCCGACTACAGTTTCAGCGGATACTCTCCTATTCAGGGATCGACGTTCGATCAGCGCCCGAAATCGCAGGATCGCAAGGCATGGGAGATCAGCGATAACTTCACCATCTTGAAGGGAAAGCAGTCCATCAAGATGGGTACGCTGGTCCGGTACTATCAGTGGCTGGGCTACGACAGTCAGATCTACGCCGGCTCCTTCGGTTTCAGCGGAAGCGCAAGCGGAGACGCCTACGCAGACTTTCTGCTGGGCCTGCCGAATACCGGAAGCAGAGCCTTCCCCGCGATCAACTTCGGAGGGCAGGTGTGGTCGAAGCAGTTCTATGTGCAGGACGACATCCGCCTGGGACGGCTGACCCTGAACCTTGGCGTGCGTTATGAGTACACCCCGTGGCTGAATGGCTACAAAGGTCAGGTCGGAACCTTCGACCCATCCCAGTCGAAGCCGATCATCGTCTCCGGCGACGGCACTGTACCGGACCTGACGGCGCAGCCTGCGGCGCCTACGGCCTACCAGTTCTTTGGCCAGTACATCCAGACGACGGCACAGGCAAAACTTCCAAAGAATGCAACCTATACGGACAAAACCCAGTTCGGGCCAAGAATTGGGCTCGCCTATTCCCTGGATAACAAGACGGTGATTCGTGCTGGATTTGGAATGTTCTATGAGCCGGAAGGAACCAGTGGTCGTGTCAACCTGAACACGCTACCATTCCGCCTGGCGGAGACGGTTGCTCAGACACAATTCTCCGGGCCGAATGTAAAAACGCTTGCCGACTACTATCAGGGTTCGAAGCTTGGCTCGACGACTGCGAATCCCACCCTGTCGCCGACACGGCTCTATCTGAACATGGGAACAAACATCCACTACAGTCTGAACATCCAGCGACAATTTTCGAATCATGACGTTCTTGAGATCGGCTATGTGGGGAACCGCGGTGTTCACCTGAATGGAACAAACGATATCAACATCCCCACTCCAACTACAGGTACGGCTTCAGTACAGTCTCGCCGGCCATATCAGCCGTGGGGCAATATCACGTACAACACGCAGGATGTCACCAATCACTATGACTCACTGCAAACAAAGTACGAGCACCGTTTTCATGGCGGCTTCAGCCTTCTTACTGCGTATACCTATTCGAAGACGTTGCAGTATAACCAGGCTTCTGCGCTTGGTGGGAACTCTGCATACGAATATGCGCTTGCTGCTTATGACGTGCCTCACAACCTGGCCATGAGCGGACAGTATGAGCTTCCCTTTGGGCGTGGAAGAAAGATGTTGGGCAATGCCAATGGGTTTCTTGATTCGTTCATCGGCGGCTGGCAGGTGCAGGGAATCGTTATTCTACGCAGTGGAACGCCGTTTACCCCGGTTGTCTCGGGCGATGTAGCAAAGACCGGAGTTGGCAGCCAGCGACCGAACCTGAATCCCGCGGGAGGCTCGGCGAGCTTCAGGAAGTCGCTGACGAAGTGGTTCGATACCTCGCGCTACGTTGTCGCCCCAACCGGAACCTATGGCAACGTGCGAGCCAATACACAGCGCAGTGACATGTTCCGTCAGTACGATGCGTCGGTCTTCAAGAACTTCTCGCTTCCCGGCGAAAGCATCCTGTCGTTCCGTGCGGAGTTCTTCAATGTATCGAACACAACCAGCTTTGCAGCTCCCAATGCGACTATCGATGCAACGGCTGGAGGGCAGGTCAGCGCCACGTCGGTGAATCCTCGCAGCATCCAGCTCGCCCTGAAGTATCGGTTCTAA
- a CDS encoding FadR/GntR family transcriptional regulator, whose protein sequence is MLAAPGFFVHHYDMRGRGKTRLSLMTPGGKDKGDVTHLLILRFQQMLSDGLLSPGSKLPSERELAQHFGVARSSLRQALKVLEIMGVIQQKVGDGSYLNPDASSVLAVPMEFLFLLDDISWQELMEMRLIMEPALAARAAEHANSADIALLKQSLDDFENSKGDHFQMVASDLLFHRAIFIASGNRLSERLFHLIHRAMLNVMLVTSQLVELEHTLAFHKPIFNAIKQRDAELARKLMADHLNDANNLLLRGRQRESERVLQEHLRTKRVTEKPAKVATPRRLKAST, encoded by the coding sequence ATGCTTGCTGCTCCGGGATTCTTCGTGCACCATTACGACATGCGTGGACGCGGTAAAACGAGATTGTCTCTGATGACGCCCGGGGGCAAGGACAAAGGAGATGTCACTCATCTTCTGATCCTTCGTTTTCAGCAAATGCTGAGCGACGGATTGCTCTCACCAGGGTCGAAGCTACCTTCTGAACGTGAACTTGCGCAGCACTTTGGTGTTGCCCGGTCGTCTCTTCGGCAGGCGCTTAAGGTGCTGGAAATCATGGGCGTCATTCAACAGAAAGTCGGGGACGGCAGCTATCTGAATCCCGACGCTTCTTCAGTATTGGCCGTACCGATGGAGTTCCTTTTCCTGCTGGACGACATCTCCTGGCAGGAACTGATGGAGATGCGTCTGATCATGGAGCCGGCACTGGCGGCACGCGCCGCCGAGCATGCGAACTCGGCCGATATCGCGCTTCTGAAACAGTCTCTCGATGATTTCGAAAACAGCAAGGGCGACCACTTTCAAATGGTCGCTTCGGACCTACTGTTCCATCGGGCCATCTTCATTGCTTCGGGCAATCGCCTGAGCGAACGGCTGTTTCACCTCATCCACCGGGCCATGCTCAATGTCATGCTGGTGACATCACAGCTCGTTGAGCTGGAACACACGCTCGCATTTCACAAACCCATCTTCAACGCCATCAAGCAGCGGGATGCGGAGCTGGCGCGGAAGCTGATGGCGGACCACCTGAACGATGCCAACAATCTCTTGCTCAGGGGCCGCCAACGAGAGTCGGAACGCGTGCTTCAGGAACATTTACGCACGAAGCGCGTTACGGAAAAACCCGCCAAAGTCGCGACACCTCGCCGCCTGAAGGCTTCGACCTGA
- a CDS encoding GH39 family glycosyl hydrolase, translated as MQLNKLSQLAFVLAASAGVVSAQGTVPAPLPASSEKPVAISVDLSKPIAPNKPIYSWFGYDEGNYTTMRDGKKLLGELRDLSPVPVYIRAHHLLTSGNGVAELKWSSTNIYSEDANGKPVYDFKIIDGIFDEYKAAGVRPMVELGFMPKDLAATLPDRKEYQVHYPKSAISGASNNPPKDYKKWGELVRVLTAHLVERYGRETVLQWYFEVWNEPDIDYWHATPEDYWKLYDYAVAGVRSALPGARVGGPATTSPRSDKAQKFLQNFLEHVNTGKSAATGGAVPMDFISFHVKGQPTITNGHVQMGIDRELKDADRGFATIASFARFKNLPIILSEADPEGCAACSSKVNPANNYRNGTLYPAYTAAAYKALFELQDKHKVNLISMLSWSFEFEDREYFEGFRSLSSNGVNKPVLNLFRMVALMGPTRVATSSDGKVPLESLVASGVREAADVDAMATIGTRRADVLLWNYHDADEPAAAAPTSVAITGLPVTAKRVLVKHFRIDANHSNAYTVWKAMGSPQHPTSEQYAELADKAGLQLFDSPVWMDVVNGQIKVSTEMPRESISLLQVSW; from the coding sequence ATGCAGCTCAACAAACTCAGCCAGCTGGCTTTTGTGTTGGCGGCGTCTGCCGGTGTCGTGAGTGCTCAGGGCACTGTTCCTGCGCCATTACCGGCATCGAGTGAAAAGCCAGTTGCCATTTCTGTGGACCTATCCAAGCCGATTGCGCCCAATAAGCCGATCTATAGCTGGTTTGGTTATGACGAGGGCAACTACACCACCATGCGCGATGGAAAGAAGTTGCTGGGGGAGCTGCGAGACCTTAGCCCAGTGCCGGTCTACATCCGCGCGCATCACCTGCTGACCTCCGGGAATGGAGTGGCGGAGCTGAAGTGGAGCTCGACCAACATCTACAGTGAAGACGCTAACGGCAAGCCGGTCTATGACTTCAAGATCATCGATGGCATCTTCGACGAGTACAAAGCCGCCGGTGTCCGGCCAATGGTGGAACTCGGCTTTATGCCGAAGGATCTGGCAGCGACGCTTCCGGACCGGAAGGAATATCAGGTCCATTATCCGAAGAGCGCCATCTCAGGAGCGTCCAACAATCCTCCGAAGGACTACAAGAAGTGGGGCGAGCTGGTGCGGGTGCTGACCGCCCATCTGGTCGAGCGCTACGGACGTGAGACGGTTCTTCAGTGGTACTTCGAAGTGTGGAATGAGCCCGATATCGACTACTGGCACGCCACCCCCGAGGACTACTGGAAGTTGTATGACTATGCGGTTGCCGGTGTGCGGTCTGCACTGCCCGGAGCCAGGGTCGGCGGGCCTGCGACGACCAGCCCGCGTTCGGACAAGGCACAGAAGTTTCTGCAGAACTTCCTCGAGCATGTGAACACGGGCAAGAGCGCGGCCACGGGTGGCGCGGTGCCTATGGACTTTATCTCCTTCCATGTGAAGGGGCAGCCCACTATCACCAACGGACATGTACAGATGGGGATCGATCGGGAGCTGAAGGATGCAGACCGCGGATTTGCAACCATCGCCTCGTTTGCCAGGTTCAAGAACCTGCCGATCATTCTGAGCGAGGCGGATCCGGAGGGATGTGCGGCGTGCTCCAGCAAGGTCAATCCGGCAAACAACTATCGCAACGGCACGCTCTATCCCGCATATACAGCGGCGGCCTACAAGGCACTCTTCGAACTGCAGGACAAGCACAAGGTCAACCTGATCTCGATGCTGAGCTGGTCGTTTGAGTTTGAAGACCGGGAGTATTTCGAAGGCTTCCGTTCGCTCTCTTCGAATGGAGTCAACAAGCCCGTTCTCAATCTCTTCCGCATGGTTGCTCTGATGGGTCCGACCCGAGTGGCGACGTCGAGTGACGGGAAGGTGCCGCTGGAGAGCCTGGTGGCGAGTGGCGTGCGCGAAGCCGCCGATGTCGATGCAATGGCAACCATCGGAACGCGTCGTGCCGATGTGCTGCTGTGGAACTATCATGATGCCGATGAGCCGGCTGCTGCGGCGCCGACCAGCGTCGCCATTACTGGACTTCCAGTGACAGCGAAGCGCGTGCTGGTCAAACACTTCCGCATCGATGCCAATCACAGCAATGCATACACTGTGTGGAAGGCGATGGGATCCCCGCAGCATCCAACTTCGGAACAGTATGCGGAGCTGGCGGATAAGGCGGGCCTGCAGCTTTTCGACTCACCCGTTTGGATGGATGTGGTGAACGGGCAGATCAAGGTCAGCACTGAGATGCCGCGCGAGTCCATCTCACTGCTACAGGTGAGCTGGTAA
- a CDS encoding MFS transporter — MTMATTMRSEYNRLLETRWYYVVLVTAAIAISYFDRQTISVAIAAIQQSIPISEQQFSYLQTAFLLAYAAMYIAGGRLLDRIGTSRGFLLIMLWWSLACALHGFARNFTWLLGMRFLLGMGEGGAFPAATRVVAEWMPREQRSTAMGLINAGTAFGSVLAPPLIGALILNTGWRSVFFVAGAIGMAWTLWWALSYRNNPATLTMSTQDARLLAEKLSLREIVGVRSVQVLVFAKFMSDSAWFFLLFWLPKYLYDARGFDIKHVSYYAWIPYAASGVGSFLGGYFSAQLLRRGRSLNFSRKLVLGINAATMPVVMLVPFVPVSAAIFLFSLAFFSQQSWSGLIMTIPADVFPLSAVGTVAGLVGFGGSMGGAIFGIVAGRMLQHGFSYTALFFLVGTFHLIGFLALAWLGGRIQPLRSKDLREIESLT, encoded by the coding sequence ATGACGATGGCCACGACCATGCGGAGTGAGTACAACCGTCTGTTGGAGACGCGCTGGTACTACGTCGTACTGGTGACAGCGGCGATCGCCATCAGCTACTTCGACCGGCAGACGATTTCGGTGGCGATTGCTGCTATCCAGCAGTCGATACCGATCTCGGAGCAGCAGTTCTCGTATTTACAGACTGCCTTTCTGCTGGCCTATGCGGCCATGTATATCGCCGGAGGACGGCTTCTGGACCGCATCGGTACTAGCCGTGGATTTCTGCTGATCATGCTGTGGTGGTCGTTGGCATGTGCGCTTCATGGCTTCGCGCGCAACTTCACATGGTTGCTGGGTATGCGGTTTCTGCTGGGCATGGGCGAGGGGGGAGCGTTTCCGGCTGCGACCCGCGTTGTCGCGGAGTGGATGCCGCGAGAGCAGCGTTCGACGGCGATGGGACTGATCAATGCCGGCACCGCATTCGGCTCCGTGCTGGCTCCGCCGTTGATTGGCGCTCTCATCCTCAACACCGGGTGGCGTTCCGTCTTCTTTGTCGCCGGGGCGATTGGTATGGCATGGACACTCTGGTGGGCGTTGAGCTACCGCAATAATCCCGCCACGTTGACGATGAGTACGCAGGATGCCCGCCTGCTGGCGGAGAAGTTATCGCTGCGCGAGATCGTAGGCGTGCGTAGCGTCCAGGTACTGGTCTTCGCCAAGTTCATGAGCGATTCAGCATGGTTTTTCCTGCTCTTCTGGTTGCCGAAGTATCTCTATGACGCCCGTGGCTTCGATATAAAACACGTCAGTTATTACGCCTGGATTCCTTATGCCGCGTCAGGTGTGGGCAGCTTTCTGGGTGGATACTTTTCCGCTCAGCTGTTACGACGCGGGCGCTCACTCAACTTCTCGCGCAAGCTGGTACTTGGGATCAATGCGGCGACGATGCCAGTGGTGATGCTGGTGCCCTTTGTTCCGGTAAGTGCTGCGATCTTCCTCTTCAGCCTCGCCTTCTTCTCGCAGCAGTCATGGTCGGGATTGATCATGACTATTCCCGCGGACGTCTTTCCGCTTTCGGCAGTTGGGACCGTCGCCGGACTAGTTGGTTTCGGTGGATCAATGGGCGGAGCGATCTTCGGCATAGTTGCGGGTCGTATGTTGCAGCACGGCTTCAGCTATACGGCGTTATTTTTTCTTGTCGGTACCTTCCACCTGATCGGCTTCCTGGCTCTGGCATGGCTGGGAGGCAGGATTCAACCACTTCGTTCAAAAGACCTCCGGGAGATAGAGAGCCTCACATGA
- a CDS encoding L-rhamnonate dehydratase: MKITEVRTRVVQWEGETVPLPPHFCTNPMDLVSFRQASMGNFAFHGWVLVEIFTDNGLVGLGNAALSPMVTKTLIDTYLRPLLIGADPWDVEFLWQQMYRRTLAFGRKGVALTAISAVDIALWDLLGKDAKQPVFRLLGGRTKDRIPVYASRLYAMPIPELRSEAQRYKNEGYKAMKLRFGWGPLDGAEGMQKNLELIRTVREVVGDGVDIMADAYMGWTLDYAKRMLPLLEPFHLRWLEEPVIPDDTRGYKELKAYGRVPIAGGEHEFTIFGFRELLENNALDYIQFDTNRVGGISQARKISALAESFQIPVVPHAGQMHNYHVVMASLNSPIAEFFPKVDVEVGNELFWYIFDGEPVPTDGHINLDESKPGLGLTVNEDSLRQFHVIG; encoded by the coding sequence ATGAAGATCACTGAAGTCCGTACACGTGTCGTGCAATGGGAAGGTGAGACGGTTCCATTGCCCCCGCACTTCTGCACCAATCCCATGGATCTGGTCAGCTTTCGCCAGGCATCGATGGGTAACTTCGCTTTTCATGGATGGGTGTTGGTAGAAATCTTTACGGACAACGGTCTCGTTGGACTTGGGAACGCGGCACTGTCGCCTATGGTGACCAAGACCCTAATCGATACTTATTTGCGGCCTCTGTTGATCGGTGCTGACCCCTGGGATGTCGAGTTCCTCTGGCAGCAGATGTATCGGCGAACACTGGCTTTTGGACGCAAGGGGGTAGCGCTCACAGCGATTTCGGCGGTGGATATAGCGCTCTGGGACCTATTGGGCAAGGATGCAAAGCAACCGGTCTTCCGCTTGCTGGGCGGGCGCACCAAAGACCGGATTCCCGTCTATGCCAGCCGCCTGTACGCGATGCCGATCCCTGAATTACGCTCCGAGGCTCAGCGGTATAAAAATGAGGGCTACAAGGCGATGAAGCTTCGCTTTGGTTGGGGGCCGCTTGATGGAGCGGAGGGCATGCAGAAGAACCTGGAACTCATTCGCACGGTAAGAGAGGTAGTCGGCGACGGTGTCGATATCATGGCCGATGCTTACATGGGATGGACACTGGACTACGCCAAGCGAATGCTGCCGCTGCTGGAGCCATTTCATCTGCGCTGGCTGGAAGAGCCTGTCATCCCAGATGACACCCGCGGGTATAAGGAATTGAAAGCGTATGGCCGGGTCCCGATCGCAGGCGGTGAGCACGAGTTCACCATCTTCGGCTTCCGCGAACTCCTGGAGAATAACGCCCTCGATTACATTCAGTTCGACACGAATCGCGTTGGCGGTATCAGCCAGGCACGAAAGATCTCGGCCCTGGCGGAGTCATTCCAGATTCCGGTCGTGCCCCATGCAGGACAGATGCATAACTATCATGTCGTGATGGCGAGCCTGAACTCGCCGATCGCCGAGTTTTTTCCCAAGGTAGATGTAGAGGTCGGGAACGAGCTGTTCTGGTACATCTTCGACGGCGAGCCGGTCCCGACCGATGGCCACATCAATCTCGATGAGAGTAAGCCGGGACTTGGTCTGACGGTTAACGAAGATTCACTGCGGCAATTCCACGTGATTGGATAA
- the araD1 gene encoding AraD1 family protein, with product MALHLVQLTNGVQRRVARVDGDGLMCLSNVSSVYDLARDCVRVRQSLAACAEALDVDATLRYEPIYSGQSEWRLLPPVDVPGNPSRCIVSGTGLTHLGSAASRQAMHAMQAEAMTDSMRMFQWGLLEGNPGKGKVGVAPEWFYKGTGTMVRAHLQPLDVPFYAEDGGEEAEVAGIYFIDNEGMPQRLGFTAGNEFSDHVFEKKNYLNLAGSKLRSCSLGPELVVTDDFARVPGRVSIEREGKELWSAAIETGEEAMCHSLQNLEHHHFKFENHRIPGDLHVHFLGAAALSFSNNVSLVEGDWMQVAFEGFGRPLRNPLRVATPQCDRLITVHSLA from the coding sequence ATGGCTCTTCATCTGGTTCAGCTTACAAACGGAGTTCAGCGCCGGGTCGCGCGTGTCGATGGAGACGGACTGATGTGCCTCAGCAACGTGTCATCCGTATACGATCTGGCGCGTGATTGTGTTCGCGTACGACAGTCACTTGCGGCGTGTGCCGAAGCGCTGGATGTGGACGCGACGTTACGGTATGAGCCGATCTACTCAGGGCAGTCGGAGTGGCGTCTGCTGCCGCCGGTGGATGTGCCGGGGAATCCGTCGCGCTGCATCGTCTCCGGAACTGGTCTCACGCATCTGGGCAGCGCCGCGTCGCGTCAGGCCATGCATGCGATGCAGGCCGAGGCGATGACAGACAGCATGCGCATGTTTCAGTGGGGACTGCTGGAGGGGAATCCCGGAAAAGGTAAGGTCGGCGTTGCTCCGGAGTGGTTTTATAAAGGAACCGGCACGATGGTGCGGGCTCATCTTCAACCGCTCGATGTGCCGTTTTATGCCGAGGACGGCGGTGAAGAAGCCGAGGTCGCCGGTATCTACTTCATTGACAATGAGGGCATGCCGCAACGCCTTGGGTTTACTGCGGGTAATGAATTTTCAGATCATGTTTTTGAGAAGAAAAACTACCTGAACCTTGCCGGCTCGAAGCTGCGGTCTTGTTCTCTGGGGCCGGAGCTGGTGGTGACCGACGATTTTGCGCGGGTGCCGGGCAGGGTTTCGATCGAGAGAGAGGGGAAGGAGCTCTGGTCTGCCGCGATCGAGACAGGCGAAGAGGCGATGTGTCACAGCCTCCAGAATCTGGAACATCATCACTTCAAGTTCGAAAATCATCGTATTCCGGGCGACCTGCATGTGCACTTTCTAGGTGCTGCCGCCCTTAGCTTCAGCAACAACGTTAGTCTGGTAGAAGGCGACTGGATGCAGGTTGCGTTCGAGGGCTTTGGGCGTCCGTTGCGGAACCCACTTCGGGTAGCAACGCCGCAGTGTGATCGCTTGATTACCGTGCACTCACTCGCCTAG
- a CDS encoding NAD(P)-dependent oxidoreductase, with protein MKRIALLGLGTMGAGMGKRLLDAGFSLAVYNRTAAKAETLREAGAVVAASPAEAAGGAEVVISMLADDQASRMVWMGAEGALASVPAGAILVECGTVTPDWVQELGHAAQGKGCVLLDAPVTGSRLQAAGGELTFLVGGPLTELETARPVLEAMGKKIVHVGPSGSGSRLKLVNNFLCAVQLASLAEAIGWMERAGLDMELSLDALSTGAPGSPLLKTMSQRMMKRDYQVNFLLRLLGKDVGYAQKDAQQTGISLHTAGSTLDLLERAKELGYGEQDMSSVVEQFRNGKG; from the coding sequence ATGAAGAGGATTGCTTTGCTGGGTTTGGGGACGATGGGCGCCGGTATGGGGAAGCGCCTGCTGGATGCGGGATTCTCACTGGCGGTTTATAACCGTACGGCTGCCAAAGCCGAGACGCTTCGGGAGGCCGGCGCTGTGGTAGCTGCTTCCCCAGCTGAGGCTGCTGGCGGCGCAGAGGTCGTGATCTCCATGCTGGCTGACGACCAGGCATCGCGAATGGTCTGGATGGGTGCCGAGGGTGCGCTCGCATCGGTGCCCGCCGGCGCCATCCTGGTGGAGTGCGGTACGGTGACTCCGGACTGGGTGCAGGAATTGGGTCACGCAGCACAGGGGAAAGGGTGCGTGCTGCTGGATGCGCCGGTGACCGGGAGCAGACTGCAGGCTGCCGGAGGGGAGCTCACCTTTCTCGTAGGTGGGCCACTGACGGAGCTTGAGACGGCTCGGCCGGTGTTGGAGGCCATGGGAAAGAAGATCGTTCATGTAGGTCCCTCGGGCAGCGGAAGCCGCCTGAAGCTAGTCAACAACTTCCTGTGTGCGGTGCAGCTAGCCTCATTGGCGGAGGCTATCGGCTGGATGGAGCGCGCGGGGCTGGATATGGAGCTTTCGCTGGATGCGCTGAGCACAGGCGCTCCCGGGAGCCCATTGCTGAAGACCATGTCTCAGCGCATGATGAAACGCGACTATCAGGTTAATTTTCTACTCCGGCTTCTGGGCAAGGACGTTGGGTATGCGCAGAAAGATGCCCAGCAGACCGGTATTTCCCTCCACACGGCAGGCAGCACGCTGGACCTCCTGGAGAGAGCGAAAGAATTGGGCTACGGAGAGCAGGACATGTCCTCCGTCGTGGAGCAGTTCCGCAACGGTAAGGGATAG